The following nucleotide sequence is from Nitratidesulfovibrio termitidis HI1.
TACACCTGCGAGGCAGGAGGGGTATCTACATGCGCACGCCGTCACCGTCAAGCGGTTTTCTTTCGCGATGCCCGAAAAAATGGAAAAAACGCCAGTCGTGCCAGTCGCCAAAGCCACCTCCACATCGGCTTCGCGCTGCGGGGCGGCTCTGCGGCAACGGCAAACGCCGCGCGCGCACGTTACATAATAAGCAGACGCCAGCCAATGGCAATGGCACATGCCTCCTGCCCCACCGTGGCACGCGCACGCCCCCTCCCTCGCTGCCCGCGACAACACATCCATCACCTGCCACAGCCTGACAACCCGCCCATGCCCTGTGATGCCGCCCGTCCCTGGCTTACGCGGCTGCCTCCCCCTTTGCCTTCTGTCCCACTCCCCCCTCCAGTCGGCCCATCCACCCGTAACGCCTTGCGGCACAGGGCATCCGCACCCCATTGACAGAGTGCACGTACAGGCGTAGCCCCTCGTCGAAATCGCCGAGTTCTGCCCTGGGGGCGGAAGCGGGGGACCCAACAACCGGTCACCCGGTACGGGGCGTATCGCCGCAAGGCGTAGGGCAATCTCTTCGGCCCGAGCCCGTCAGCTAACCTCGCAGGCGTCGAAGGGAGAGCACCCCTCCGAGCACCTTCCGTGCATCCGTCCGCTGCCATGCAGCGGCGGTCATTGCCGGGCGGACAGGCCTCGGGGTGGGGGAAGCTTTCCCCACCCTATTCGGAGGCCTCATGTCCACCGGTTCCGACCCGTTGGACGAAGCCGCGTCCGGCAGCATGCCGGACGGCACCGCGTGCGCCTCGCCGCGCAGCGATGCCGTTGCGACTTCGTCCGCCATTTCCTCCACCACAGGGCACACCGCCCCGCAAGCCTCCGCCACCGGGGGCGCATCGCCCGTGCCTTGCACCGGCTGTGCGCCTGTTGCCGGTCATGAGCACATGTCCACGCACGCATCCTTTTCCGCTTCTACCGTGTCTTCCGGCCCGACCGTCCCCCCCACTCCGTTCATCGAACCCGGCGCCACCCAACCCACCCACGCCGCCAATCGCTTGCTGCCGCTGACACTGGCCGCGCTGGGCGTGGTGTACGGCGACATCGGCACCAGCCCCCTGTACGCCATCAAGGAATGCTTCCACGGCCTGCACGCCCTGCCGATAACGCACACCAACATCCTGGGTGTGCTCTCACTGGTGTTCTGGGCCCTGACCGTGGTGGTCACCCTCAAGTACGTGCTGTTCATCATGCGCGCCGACAACGACGGCGAGGGCGGCATCTTCGCCCTGCTGGCCCTTTTGCGCGACGGCGCTCGCGACGGTGCCCGAAACGGCGCTGCCCGGCAGGCCCCCGGCAACGACGACACCACGGCCGGCGACGCGGCAAAACCCGCCCCCTCCCCGTCCATCTCGCGTTTTCGACGCCTGCTGCCGGTAGTCGGCATTTTCGGGGCCGCACTGCTGTATGGCGACGGGGTGATCACCCCGGCCATCTCGGTGCTGTCCGCCGTGGAAGGGCTGGAGGTGGCCACGGAAGCCGCCGCGCCCTTCGTGCTGCCCATCACCATCGGCGTGCTGGTGGGGCTGTTCATGGCCCAGCGGCACGGCACGGAACGCATCGGCAAGGTGTTCGGCCCGGTGATGGTGGTGTGGTTCGCGGCCATCGCCGCGCTGGGCCTTGTGGCCGCGCTGCGCAACCCGCAGGTGTTCGCCGCCATCAGCCCCGTCTATGCCGTGCGGTTCTTCATGGAAAACCACCTGCACGGCATCGTGGTGCTGGGGTCTGTGGTGCTGTGCATCACCGGTGGCGAGGCGCTGTACGCCGACATGGGGCACTTTGGCGCGCGGCCCATCCGCCTTTCATGGATGGCCGTGGTCTTTCCCGCGCTGATGTGCAACTACCTGGGCCAGGGCGCCATGCTGCTGGCCGATCCGGGGCTGTCCTTCAACCCGTTCTTCGCGCTGGTGCCGCGCCCGCTGCTGTACCCCATGGTGGCGCTGTCCACGGTGGCCACGGTCATCGCCTCGCAGGCCATGATATCCGGCGTGTACTCGCTGACGCAGCAGGGCATCCAGTTGGGCTTCGTGCCGCGCATGCGCATCATCCACACCTCGGAGGAAACGCGCGGGCAGATCTACCTGCCCGGCGTGAACTGGCTGCTGATGATCGCCTGCGTGGGGCTGGTGCTGGCCTTCCAGGAATCCAGCCGACTGGCCGGGGCCTACGGCATCGCCGTCACCGCCACCATGGGCATGACCTCGCTGCTCTACTACGCCGTGGCGCGCCAGCGCTGGGGCTGGCGAGCCTGGCAGGCCGTGCCGCTGGTGGCGCTGTTCCTGGCCTTCGACGCGGCGTTCCTGTCCGCCAACCTGCTCAAGATTCTGGATGGCGGCTGGTTCACCCTGCTGCTGGCCCTCGGCATCATGACCCTGATGCTTACCTGGCGCGATGGCCGGGCCGCCCTTTCCGTCCGCTTTGCCGCAGCCTCGGTGCCCTTCGGCACCTTTCTCGACGGGGTGCGCCGCACCAAGCCCCTGCGCGTGCCGGGCACGGCGGTGTTCATGTCCGTGAACCCCACGGGCACTCCGCTGCCCCTGCTGCACCACTACAAGCACAACCACACCCTGCACCAGACCGTGGTGCTGCTGACCATCGTGGCCGAGCCTTCACCCTTCGTGCCCCGGCCCGACCGGCTGGTGGTGCACAACCTGGGTGAAGGGTTCCACCGCATGGTGGCCCGCTACGGCTTCATGCAGACCCCGCGCGTGCCCGAACTGGTGCAGCTGGCCGCCGCGCGCGGCCTGCCCATGCGCATGGAGACCACCACCTTCTTCGTGGGCCGCGAAACGCTGCTCATCGGCAGCGGAAACCGGATGGCGGGCTGGCGCAAGGCGCTGTTCGCCTTCATGTCGCGCAACGCCTGGAACGCCACCACCTTCTTCGGCATCCCGCCGGGGCGGGTCATCGAAATCGGCGCGCAGGTGGAACTGTAGCGTCATAGCGGACAGAAAATCATGGGGTGCGGCGGTCCGCAACGCAACACCCCGCCGGGACGGGCACGACTGCGTGCACGACGCCCTTCCGCCGGAGGCATGCCGCTCCTTGCTTCCGTCGGGTGTCCGTCCCGGCCCCCCTCATCGCCCCCTCTGGACTCGTACCGCATGCGAAGCCCGAGGGGGTGATGTCGGTGGGCACGCCGTCAGGTACGCCGCACGGCACGGCAAAGGGGCCGCCCTTGCGGACGGCCCCCGTATCCATATGTTGCCCCGATCACGGGCAGATGCCCGCGCCGACGGCGTTTTCCGTGTCTACCCCACCATCTCCAGAAACGCCTCGATGCGCACCTTGAGCTGTTCGGCGTCGGCCTCGGAGTAGTCCGTCTCGATGTGCAGGCTGGGCAGGTCGAACTTGTCACGCAGGAAGTTGCGCACCTTGTACGCCTCCACGTTGTAGGTGTGGCAGGCCTGCCAGGTCAGGTCCACCACGCCGTGCGGCTTGAAGTCGGCCACCAGTTGCTCCAGCAGGTCGAAGCGGCCCTGGTTGGGCGCCATGACCGAACACGGCGTGGACAGGTAGCGCCGGGCCAGCGCGGTGAGCGGGTCGCCCGTCTCGTCCACCAGATCGGCCTTCTTGTAGCCGGTGCAGTTTTCCATGCACACCACCTGACCGCCGCATTCCTCGATAAGCCGCACCACCTTGTGCGAACCCATGCCCACCGGCACGCCGGTCAGCAGGATGCGCGGGCCGCCCTTGCGTTCGGGCAGGGTTCCGGCCTTGGCCGCGGCCTGCACTTCGCTGACCACGCCTTCGGCCAGTTCGATGATGGTTTCGCGGTCGGAGAAGAAGCCCAGTTTGAAGAGCATTTCCAGCATCTGCATGCCGGTCACCGGGGCCGGTTCCATCTGCGGCAGGTCCATCAGCGCCTTCAGCGCGCGGCGTTCGCGGTTGGCCAGCTTGATGGCGTCGGTCAGGTTCTGCTCGGTGATGGTCACCCCGAAGTCGTTCTCTACCCGCTTCACCAACCCTTCCAGTTGTCCGCGCCAGAATGGCAGCGCCTTCTCGTCCGGGGTGGAGGGCAGGTGCAGCAGGTGCACGGGCTTCATCTCACCCAGCAGTTCGAACATCTTCTTCTTGCCGTCACAGGTGGTATCCGCCACCACCAGGTCCGCCGCCGACAGGTACGGGCACGAACCTTCCATGGCAAACCCGAAGCTGCTCTTGATGAGCGGGCACAGGTTGCGCGGCAGCACCTGCTCGGCCGTGGCAATGGGGTCGTTGCGGGTGCCGCACAGCACCACCGGCACCGCGCCCGCCGCCAACGCGATTTCCGCCGGCGAGTACAGACAGTACAGCCCCACCACCTTGCGACCCGCCGCCTTGGCCTCGCTGATGGCCAGGGCATTGCGCTCCGCCGCCGTCTTCAGCCGCTCGATGCTCTCCCACGTCATGTGCCTGCTCCTTGATGAGTTACGGGATGAAAAGAGACCGGGGAGGGGACCTTTTGGAAAAGGTCTCCCTCCCCGGACCCCTCCCCCCAAAACTTTTCAATCGGGCCGCCTCGTTGCCCAAAACATTCCAGCATCCCCACTTCGATCAGCAGGACCGACCATCACGCGCAACACCCCATAATTGAAAAGTTTAGGGGGAAGGGGATGGGGGGTCCGGGGGGAAGGGAAACCCCCTTTTTCAAAAGGGGGTTTCCCCTTCCCCCCGGCAGGAATTCCCGCCACCACTACCCTCCTGCCCCGCCAACCGCCACATCATGCGCCGCGATGAGGGCAGCGCCAAGGGCGCCGGTGGCCTGGGGCATGTCGGACACGGTGACGGCAAGGCCGAGGGTATCGGAAAAGATGCGGGCAAAGGCGGGGTTGGTGGCCAGGCCGCCGGTAAAGGCACAGCCGGGCACCAGGGGCACGCGCCCGGTCAGGGCTTTCAGGCGGCGGGCCACGGAGGCCACGATGGAGGCGGCCAGATCGTCCTTGGAGACGCCCTGGGCGATGAGCCCGATGACTTCGGTTTCGGCAAACACGGCGCACATGCTGTTGAGGGGCATGGGGGTGCCGCGCAGGGCGGCGTCGCCCATCTCGTCCAGCGTCATGTCCAGCACGCCGGTCATGACCTGGAGAAAACGCCCGGTCCCGGCGGCGCACTTGTCGTTCATGACGAAGTCGCGCACGTTGCCGCGCTCGTCCACGGCCACCACCTTGCTGTCCTGCCCGCCCACGTCGAGCACGGTGCGGGTATCGGGCGCAAGGTGGTGCGCGCCGCGCGCATGGCAGGTGATTTCGGTGACGGTGCGGTGCAGGAAGGGCAGGGAAATGCGGCCATAACCGGTGCCCACCACGCGGGCCACCCGGTCGATGCGGGTTCCGGCCTCGCGCAGGGCGGCGTCCAATACGGCCTGGCCGGTTTCACGGGGGTTCCAGCCGGTGGGGGTGACGGCCATGCCCAGCACGGCGCGCGAGGCGGTGTCGAGCACCACGGCCTTGGCGGCGGTGGAGCCCACGTCCACTCCGGCAACCAGACGGGCAACGGGCATGCGGCCTCCTGCGGAAAAGCTGCGCCACTCGCGGTGGCTTGCCACTGGATAGCCCACCTGCCAAGTTCCGGTAAAATCGATACTTTCTATCACTTGGCGACAAACACATAGACAACTGCACCACAACCGCCATCGTGCCGCATGCGGGCGCAAGGACGTTCCGGCGTCGGGCAGACCACACGAAGGCCAACGGGGCATCCATCTCCGCTCCGCCACCCACTGAAAAAATACTCTCGTTTGATGCATTCGGTGGTATCATGAAGGAGACACCCGCCTCGTTCCGTCAGCAGGGGGGAAGGACTGGGCAGGCCGGGGTTGCCCCCTACGAAAAAAAATCGCATTCCTCGCAAAATTCCCCGTGGTTTTGATGTCCGTCACATCGCGCTTCCGCCACCCGGACTATTGTGCACTCAACGACGGGGCAAATGGCCCGACAAAGATGCGCGTAAGACGGGCACGGAAACGCACCCGGCCCGACGACGCCGCCCCGCCGAACCACAACCACGACGGAGCGAGCCATGGTCCTTTCGAAGATTTTAGGCCTGTTCGGCCTGTCTGATCAGTCCGGCCACAAGAGCGAACCCCAGAAAAAGGAGAGCCCCATGTCCATGTTCTGCAACCAGTGTGAACAGACCGCCAAGGGTACCGGCTGCACCACCATCGGCGTGTGCGGCAAGCAGCCCGAAGTTTCCGCCCTTCAGGATCTGACCGTCTACTCCCTGCGCGGCCTGGCCCTGGTGGCCCTGGAAGCGCGCAAGAAGGGCATCGTCGATCCCGCCATCGACCACTACGGGGCCAAGGCCCTGTTCACCACCCTGACCAACGTCAACTTCGACCCGGCCCGCTTCCAGGCGTACATCAACGAGATCGTCAGGCACCGCCAGGCCCTGGCCGTCCGCGCCGGGGTCTCGTTCAGCACCGGCCCCGCCTCGTTCCAGCCCGCCGCCACCCTGGACGCCCTGGGCGCGCAGGCCGAAATCGCCGCTCTCACCGCCGACAAGAGCGATCCGGACATCGTCTCGCTGAAGCAGACCCTGCTCTACGGCATGAAGGGCCTTGCCGCCTACGCCGACCACGCCGCCGTGCTGGGCCAGACCGACCCCGAAGTGTTCGCCTTCCTGTTCAAGGGCCTGGCCGCCGGGTACGACGGCGTGCAGCGCGATCTTGGCCAGTGGGTGGAACTTGCGCTGGAATGCGGCAAGACCAACCTGCGCGCCATGGAACTGCTGGACGCGGGCAACACCGGCACCTACGGCCACCCCGTGCCCACCCAGGTGCCGCTGGGCCACCGCAAGA
It contains:
- the kup gene encoding potassium uptake protein; protein product: MSTHASFSASTVSSGPTVPPTPFIEPGATQPTHAANRLLPLTLAALGVVYGDIGTSPLYAIKECFHGLHALPITHTNILGVLSLVFWALTVVVTLKYVLFIMRADNDGEGGIFALLALLRDGARDGARNGAARQAPGNDDTTAGDAAKPAPSPSISRFRRLLPVVGIFGAALLYGDGVITPAISVLSAVEGLEVATEAAAPFVLPITIGVLVGLFMAQRHGTERIGKVFGPVMVVWFAAIAALGLVAALRNPQVFAAISPVYAVRFFMENHLHGIVVLGSVVLCITGGEALYADMGHFGARPIRLSWMAVVFPALMCNYLGQGAMLLADPGLSFNPFFALVPRPLLYPMVALSTVATVIASQAMISGVYSLTQQGIQLGFVPRMRIIHTSEETRGQIYLPGVNWLLMIACVGLVLAFQESSRLAGAYGIAVTATMGMTSLLYYAVARQRWGWRAWQAVPLVALFLAFDAAFLSANLLKILDGGWFTLLLALGIMTLMLTWRDGRAALSVRFAAASVPFGTFLDGVRRTKPLRVPGTAVFMSVNPTGTPLPLLHHYKHNHTLHQTVVLLTIVAEPSPFVPRPDRLVVHNLGEGFHRMVARYGFMQTPRVPELVQLAAARGLPMRMETTTFFVGRETLLIGSGNRMAGWRKALFAFMSRNAWNATTFFGIPPGRVIEIGAQVEL
- a CDS encoding double-cubane-cluster-containing anaerobic reductase, encoding MTWESIERLKTAAERNALAISEAKAAGRKVVGLYCLYSPAEIALAAGAVPVVLCGTRNDPIATAEQVLPRNLCPLIKSSFGFAMEGSCPYLSAADLVVADTTCDGKKKMFELLGEMKPVHLLHLPSTPDEKALPFWRGQLEGLVKRVENDFGVTITEQNLTDAIKLANRERRALKALMDLPQMEPAPVTGMQMLEMLFKLGFFSDRETIIELAEGVVSEVQAAAKAGTLPERKGGPRILLTGVPVGMGSHKVVRLIEECGGQVVCMENCTGYKKADLVDETGDPLTALARRYLSTPCSVMAPNQGRFDLLEQLVADFKPHGVVDLTWQACHTYNVEAYKVRNFLRDKFDLPSLHIETDYSEADAEQLKVRIEAFLEMVG
- a CDS encoding acyl-CoA dehydratase activase — protein: MPVARLVAGVDVGSTAAKAVVLDTASRAVLGMAVTPTGWNPRETGQAVLDAALREAGTRIDRVARVVGTGYGRISLPFLHRTVTEITCHARGAHHLAPDTRTVLDVGGQDSKVVAVDERGNVRDFVMNDKCAAGTGRFLQVMTGVLDMTLDEMGDAALRGTPMPLNSMCAVFAETEVIGLIAQGVSKDDLAASIVASVARRLKALTGRVPLVPGCAFTGGLATNPAFARIFSDTLGLAVTVSDMPQATGALGAALIAAHDVAVGGAGG